A section of the Citrobacter farmeri genome encodes:
- the dpaL gene encoding diaminopropionate ammonia-lyase yields the protein MSVFSLKIDIVDNRFYNGETSPLFSQKQAKVARQFHQKIAGYHPTPLCALDDLASLFGVKKILVKDESKRFGLNAFKMLGGAWAIACLLCEKYHLDIETLSFEQLKNAIGEKMTFATTTDGNHGRGIAWAAQQLGQNAVIYMPKGSAQERVDAILNLGAECIVTDMNYDDTVRLTMQHAQQNGWEVVQDTAWEGYTKIPTWIMQGYATLADEAVEQMRAMDVTPTHVLLQAGVGAMAGGVLGYLVDVYGPQNLHSIIVEPDKADCIYRSGVKGDIVNVGGDMATIMAGLACGEPNPLGWEILRNCATQFISCQDSVAALGMRVLGNPFGSDPRVISGESGAVGLGILAAVHHHPQRQALMNKLALDKDAVVLVISTEGDTDVKHYREVVWEGKHPVAL from the coding sequence ATGTCCGTTTTCTCATTGAAGATCGATATTGTCGATAACCGCTTTTACAACGGTGAGACATCGCCCCTTTTTTCGCAAAAACAGGCCAAAGTGGCTCGCCAGTTCCATCAAAAGATCGCTGGCTACCACCCAACGCCGCTCTGTGCGCTGGATGACCTTGCCAGCCTGTTTGGCGTGAAAAAAATCCTCGTCAAAGATGAATCAAAACGCTTTGGACTCAACGCGTTCAAGATGCTCGGCGGAGCCTGGGCCATCGCCTGCCTGCTGTGTGAGAAATATCATCTTGATATTGAGACGCTCTCTTTCGAACAGCTTAAAAACGCCATCGGCGAAAAAATGACGTTCGCCACCACCACCGACGGCAACCACGGCCGCGGTATTGCCTGGGCTGCACAACAGCTCGGACAAAATGCGGTGATTTACATGCCGAAAGGCTCAGCCCAGGAGCGCGTGGACGCCATTCTCAACCTCGGCGCAGAGTGCATCGTCACCGATATGAACTATGACGATACCGTTCGCCTGACGATGCAGCATGCCCAACAGAACGGTTGGGAAGTGGTGCAGGACACCGCCTGGGAAGGCTACACCAAGATTCCTACCTGGATTATGCAGGGATACGCCACGCTGGCCGACGAGGCTGTTGAGCAAATGCGCGCCATGGATGTCACGCCGACTCACGTGCTGTTACAGGCCGGCGTAGGCGCAATGGCGGGCGGCGTGCTGGGCTATCTGGTGGACGTCTATGGCCCACAAAATCTGCACAGCATCATCGTCGAACCGGACAAAGCGGACTGTATTTATCGTTCCGGCGTGAAAGGTGACATTGTCAACGTCGGTGGGGATATGGCAACCATCATGGCCGGTCTGGCCTGTGGCGAACCTAACCCGCTTGGTTGGGAAATTCTGCGCAACTGCGCCACACAGTTTATCTCCTGCCAGGACAGCGTCGCCGCACTGGGCATGCGCGTGCTGGGCAATCCCTTTGGCAGCGACCCACGCGTGATCTCCGGTGAGTCCGGGGCCGTAGGATTAGGCATTCTGGCAGCCGTCCATCACCACCCACAGCGTCAGGCCTTAATGAACAAACTGGCGTTAGATAAAGACGCCGTTGTGCTGGTCATCAGTACCGAAGGCGATACCGATGTGAAGCACTACCGCGAAGTGGTCTGGGAAGGCAAACATCCGGTCGCACTGTAA
- the ygeW gene encoding knotted carbamoyltransferase YgeW has protein sequence MKTVNELIKDINSLTSHLHEKDFLLTWEQTPDELKQVLDVAAALKMLRAENIATKVFNSGLGISVFRDNSTRTRFSYASALNLLGLAQQDLDEGKSQIAHGETVRETANMISFCADAIGIRDDMYLGAGNAYMREVGAALDDGYKQGVLPQRPALVNLQCDIDHPTQAMADLAWLREHFGSLENLKGKKIAMTWAYSPSYGKPLSVPQGIIGLMTRFGMDVTLAHPEGYDLIPDVIEVAKNNANASGGSFRQVTSMEEAFKDADIVYPKSWAPYKVMEERTELLRANDHAALKELERQCLEQNAKHKNWHCTEEMMQLTRNGEALYMHCLPADISGVSCKEGEVTDAVFEKYRIATYKEASWKPYIIAAMILSRKYPKPGVLLEQLLKEAQPRVK, from the coding sequence ATGAAAACTGTTAATGAGCTGATAAAGGATATCAATTCGCTGACCTCACACCTTCACGAGAAGGATTTTTTGCTTACATGGGAACAGACGCCGGATGAACTGAAACAAGTCCTGGACGTCGCTGCCGCACTGAAAATGCTGCGTGCCGAAAACATCGCGACCAAAGTCTTCAATAGTGGATTAGGAATTTCTGTATTCCGCGATAACTCCACCCGTACCCGCTTCTCCTATGCCTCCGCCCTTAACCTGCTCGGCCTGGCTCAACAGGACCTGGACGAAGGGAAATCACAAATCGCGCACGGCGAAACCGTCCGCGAAACGGCCAACATGATCTCCTTCTGCGCCGATGCCATTGGTATTCGCGACGACATGTATCTTGGCGCGGGCAACGCCTATATGCGTGAAGTCGGTGCCGCGCTTGATGACGGCTATAAACAGGGCGTACTCCCGCAGCGTCCAGCGTTAGTTAACCTGCAATGCGACATCGACCACCCGACACAGGCGATGGCAGATCTGGCCTGGCTGCGTGAACATTTCGGCTCTCTGGAAAACCTCAAAGGCAAAAAAATCGCCATGACCTGGGCCTACTCACCCAGTTACGGCAAACCTCTCTCCGTGCCGCAGGGCATTATCGGTCTGATGACCCGCTTCGGTATGGATGTCACCCTGGCGCACCCGGAAGGCTATGACCTGATCCCGGACGTGATTGAAGTGGCAAAAAACAACGCGAACGCGTCCGGAGGCAGTTTCCGTCAGGTCACCAGCATGGAAGAAGCCTTCAAAGATGCCGACATCGTCTATCCGAAGTCATGGGCACCTTACAAAGTGATGGAAGAGCGCACCGAACTTCTGCGCGCCAATGACCACGCGGCCCTGAAAGAGCTGGAAAGACAGTGCCTTGAACAGAACGCGAAGCATAAAAACTGGCACTGCACTGAAGAAATGATGCAACTCACCCGCAACGGCGAAGCGCTGTATATGCACTGCCTGCCTGCGGATATTAGCGGCGTCTCCTGCAAAGAAGGCGAAGTTACCGACGCCGTCTTCGAAAAATACCGCATCGCGACTTACAAAGAAGCCAGTTGGAAACCCTACATCATCGCCGCGATGATCCTCTCCCGCAAATATCCGAAACCTGGCGTGCTGTTGGAACAACTGTTGAAAGAAGCGCAACCACGCGTGAAATAA